One Streptomyces coeruleorubidus DNA segment encodes these proteins:
- a CDS encoding MarR family winged helix-turn-helix transcriptional regulator: protein MPASPPEPEPLARLLWRAHNWFRAALIAALEKQDGPAGISAAHLTLLSQLPSEGASIAELARRLGVSSPTAHQWVHELAVLDVVTVEPHPSSARSRLVRLTESGHRRRAETMQLLAGLESALADRIGATAVTALRTALEAPWGSPEPATDDNSEPTARRRRQKDDRQ from the coding sequence ATGCCTGCCTCCCCACCGGAACCCGAGCCGCTAGCCCGGCTGTTGTGGCGCGCGCACAACTGGTTCCGGGCCGCCCTGATCGCTGCTCTGGAGAAGCAGGACGGCCCGGCCGGGATCAGCGCGGCTCATCTGACACTGCTCAGCCAGCTCCCGTCTGAGGGCGCGAGCATCGCCGAGCTGGCCCGCCGACTGGGCGTCAGCTCCCCGACGGCACATCAGTGGGTCCACGAGCTGGCCGTCCTCGACGTCGTGACCGTCGAACCCCACCCCTCCTCCGCCCGGTCCAGACTCGTCCGCCTCACCGAGTCAGGTCACCGGCGCAGGGCAGAGACGATGCAGCTCCTGGCCGGACTGGAATCCGCCCTCGCTGATCGCATCGGTGCCACCGCCGTGACCGCCCTGCGCACCGCGCTCGAGGCCCCCTGGGGATCCCCTGAGCCCGCGACCGACGACAACTCTGAGCCCACGGCCCGCCGCCGGCGGCAAAAGGACGATCGCCAGTGA
- a CDS encoding alpha/beta hydrolase fold domain-containing protein, with the protein MSLRPAAHRRPGRRCGGLGGLPARARGAGHRRGPLGVAGDSAGGGLATAVALLVRGRGGPALCAVCPRGQRILMAI; encoded by the coding sequence CTGTCACTCCGACCTGCTGCGCATCGCCGACCAGGTCGGCGCTGTGGTGGTCTCGGTGGACTACCGGCTCGCGCCCGAGGAGCTGGGCATCGACGCGGCCCGCTGGGCGTCGCCGGGGACAGCGCGGGCGGAGGGCTCGCCACGGCCGTGGCCCTGCTGGTCCGGGGCCGAGGAGGCCCGGCGCTGTGCGCGGTGTGTCCACGGGGGCAACGGATCCTGATGGCGATCTGA
- a CDS encoding carboxylesterase/lipase family protein, with the protein MADALLTETTTGTVRGCALPDGGRLFAGIPFAAPPVGELRFRPPQPPRPWQGVRPADSFAPAPAQGASSLMPEASQKSSFPSFPTAEIRETSEDCLYLNVWTPTTAPDDALRPVIVWIYGGGYEAGSAAPPYSDGAALARQTGTVVVTANYRLGALGFLHLADLGSQWVGSTNLALQDQTAALRWVRDNIASFGGDPGNLTVAGQSAGAFSIGALLAAPAATGLFHKAILQSGSTSRIFDRATATTIAEDLITALGLDSPDDLLTVPCQRILDVQSTVVTGDIGQRNLPGGRSWGAVLDGSVLPVAPHQAVADGAAADIPLLVGATREEVRVFQMIGGDSFRPESETVLYTEMRRAGVTEPEKLLDAYRSRIADPDDLSALRGAFLTDALYRIPATRLARAQAGAGGRAYHYLLVDEPCGPAMGAFHGADLLHVFDKLSLVGADTPEHLTARDTLVGAWAAFAATGSPGWPPYDPRAAGSSRAIGGSPADADRMITEPPADDITALWPAEMLSES; encoded by the coding sequence ATGGCAGACGCACTCCTGACCGAGACCACCACGGGAACCGTTCGCGGATGCGCACTCCCCGACGGGGGTCGTCTCTTCGCCGGCATCCCCTTCGCCGCACCCCCGGTGGGTGAGCTGCGGTTCCGCCCGCCCCAGCCGCCCCGGCCGTGGCAGGGGGTCCGCCCGGCCGACAGCTTCGCACCGGCGCCCGCGCAGGGCGCGTCATCCCTGATGCCGGAGGCGAGCCAGAAGTCCTCCTTCCCCAGCTTCCCCACGGCGGAGATCAGGGAGACGTCCGAGGACTGCCTGTATCTCAATGTCTGGACCCCCACGACGGCGCCCGACGACGCCCTCCGCCCCGTCATCGTGTGGATCTACGGCGGCGGATACGAGGCCGGCTCCGCCGCACCCCCGTACAGCGACGGGGCCGCTCTCGCCCGGCAGACCGGCACGGTCGTCGTCACCGCCAACTACCGCCTGGGAGCACTCGGTTTCCTGCACCTGGCCGACCTCGGCAGCCAGTGGGTCGGGTCGACCAACCTCGCCCTCCAGGACCAGACGGCCGCACTGCGCTGGGTACGGGACAACATCGCCTCCTTCGGCGGTGACCCCGGCAACCTCACCGTGGCGGGGCAGTCCGCCGGCGCCTTCTCCATCGGAGCCCTGCTGGCCGCACCCGCGGCCACCGGCCTCTTCCACAAGGCGATCCTCCAGAGCGGCAGTACGTCCCGGATCTTCGACCGGGCCACCGCCACCACCATCGCCGAGGACCTGATCACCGCGCTCGGTCTGGACAGCCCCGATGACCTGCTCACCGTTCCCTGCCAGCGGATCCTGGACGTGCAGAGCACTGTCGTCACCGGCGACATCGGACAGCGCAACCTGCCCGGCGGCCGGTCCTGGGGTGCCGTACTCGACGGCAGCGTGCTGCCCGTCGCCCCCCACCAGGCCGTCGCCGACGGCGCCGCCGCCGACATCCCCCTGCTCGTCGGCGCCACCCGCGAGGAAGTCCGCGTCTTCCAGATGATCGGCGGCGACTCCTTCCGCCCCGAGAGCGAAACAGTCCTGTACACCGAGATGCGGCGCGCCGGTGTCACGGAACCGGAGAAGCTCCTGGACGCCTACCGGAGCCGCATCGCCGATCCCGACGACCTGTCAGCCCTGCGAGGTGCCTTCCTCACCGACGCCCTCTACCGGATTCCGGCCACGCGTCTGGCCCGGGCCCAAGCAGGGGCGGGAGGCCGCGCCTACCACTACCTTCTGGTCGACGAACCGTGCGGACCGGCCATGGGTGCCTTCCACGGCGCCGACCTGCTCCACGTCTTCGACAAACTGTCCCTCGTCGGCGCCGACACCCCCGAACACCTCACCGCCCGCGACACCCTCGTCGGCGCCTGGGCCGCCTTCGCCGCCACCGGCTCCCCGGGCTGGCCGCCGTACGACCCTCGAGCCGCAGGTAGCTCCCGGGCCATCGGCGGCTCCCCGGCCGACGCCGACCGCATGATCACCGAACCCCCGGCCGACGACATCACCGCACTTTGGCCTGCGGAAATGCTCTCGGAATCCTGA
- a CDS encoding helix-turn-helix transcriptional regulator, producing the protein MKADRLLSILLLLQTRERMSHVELAEHLEVSVRTVYRDVEALSAAGVPVWTERGRSGGVRLLPGYRTDVTGLTNDEARALFVLATEGTHGALGLGEAIRSALRKVMAALPAPHRGDAERTSERILVDPVRWMHGIETASDAHLAELQRAAFADRRLRLTYRSGDAREPRSHTVDPYGLVSKAGVWYLVADRDGEPRLFRSDRVKAAEVTDEPVHRRPGQNLATVWALLRERFESLPDGIRVHCRVRPEQLELFQRLFASQLVTPPHPMDGGWARVELAFRELPDVRGLLSLGAAVEVLDPPEARAELTAVATELAALYGARA; encoded by the coding sequence GTGAAAGCCGACCGACTGCTGTCCATCCTGCTGCTCCTGCAGACCCGCGAACGGATGTCCCACGTCGAACTCGCCGAGCACCTGGAGGTCTCCGTCCGCACCGTCTACCGCGACGTCGAGGCGCTGTCCGCCGCTGGTGTCCCGGTGTGGACGGAGCGCGGGCGCAGCGGCGGCGTCCGGCTGCTGCCCGGCTACCGCACCGACGTCACCGGGCTGACCAACGACGAGGCACGCGCCCTGTTCGTCCTCGCCACCGAGGGCACGCACGGCGCCCTCGGCCTCGGTGAGGCGATCCGCTCCGCGCTGCGCAAGGTCATGGCCGCGCTGCCCGCCCCGCACCGCGGCGACGCCGAGCGCACGAGCGAGCGTATCCTCGTCGACCCCGTCCGTTGGATGCACGGCATCGAAACGGCCTCCGACGCCCATCTCGCAGAGCTGCAGCGCGCCGCCTTCGCCGACCGTCGGCTCCGGCTGACCTACCGCAGCGGCGACGCCCGCGAGCCGCGCAGCCACACCGTGGACCCGTACGGGCTGGTCAGCAAGGCGGGAGTCTGGTATCTGGTCGCCGACCGGGATGGTGAGCCCCGGCTGTTCCGCTCCGACCGGGTCAAGGCCGCCGAGGTCACCGACGAACCCGTCCACCGTCGTCCCGGCCAGAACCTGGCAACCGTCTGGGCCCTGCTGCGCGAACGCTTCGAGAGCCTGCCGGACGGCATCCGCGTCCACTGCCGCGTACGCCCCGAGCAACTCGAGCTCTTCCAGCGCCTTTTCGCCTCCCAGCTGGTCACCCCACCCCATCCCATGGATGGCGGTTGGGCCCGCGTCGAACTCGCCTTCCGTGAACTTCCCGACGTACGCGGACTGCTCTCCCTGGGCGCCGCCGTCGAGGTCCTCGACCCGCCCGAGGCCCGCGCCGAACTCACAGCCGTGGCCACCGAACTCGCCGCGCTCTACGGCGCGCGGGCCTGA
- a CDS encoding MarR family transcriptional regulator — MRLRSAPPSVRHVTLLSQLPPEGASIAELARRLGVSAPTAHQWVHELVAMGVVTVESDPHSARSKLVRLTEGRCPAPRGDDADTGRARSLARRARRCGYRHSTTGRTGETMGISGIGGSRTPRPLHPLTPLVPGRSDQSLPWQQAARPPHADRMTGPAGTGRTVRRWNLYGIPAAPAAVRAAAG; from the coding sequence ATGCGTTTGAGGTCGGCGCCGCCATCAGTGCGGCACGTGACCCTGCTCAGTCAGCTCCCGCCAGAGGGGGCGAGCATCGCCGAGTTGGCCCGGCGTCTGGGCGTCAGCGCCCCGACAGCGCACCAGTGGGTCCACGAACTTGTCGCCATGGGCGTGGTGACCGTGGAGAGCGATCCGCACTCCGCCCGGTCGAAGCTCGTGCGCCTCACAGAGGGCCGGTGTCCGGCGCCGCGCGGAGACGATGCAGATACTGGCCGGGCTAGAAGCCTCGCTCGCCGAGCGCGTCGGTGCGGATACCGTCACAGCACTACGGGCCGCACTGGAGAAACCATGGGGATCTCCGGAATCGGTGGCAGTCGAACTCCCCGGCCCCTCCACCCCTTGACGCCGTTGGTTCCCGGACGCAGCGACCAGTCCCTCCCCTGGCAGCAGGCTGCAAGGCCACCACACGCGGACCGCATGACCGGTCCGGCGGGAACCGGCAGGACAGTCAGACGCTGGAATCTCTACGGAATCCCTGCCGCCCCGGCCGCCGTCCGCGCCGCCGCCGGCTGA
- a CDS encoding SDR family NAD(P)-dependent oxidoreductase, producing the protein MSRTLALITGASSGIGAAYARLLAADCDFLLVARRADRLSALADELRAAGAAVEVLPADLGNHDGLTSVTKRLAAGDVRLLISNAGDGGYAPLAEVAPEEIDRLLILNGVASIQLARAALPGMLTAGEGTIVTVASLLAFSAGQSNPHMPPRTIYNAAKASTVAFTRTLAHELADTPIRTQVVCPGIVATEFAGGYGNIPSAMTAEGVAGASLAGLRLGETICVPGLEDQTAALDAFLAGEAALLAGGNRATPAARYSHSHPADLRTDGE; encoded by the coding sequence ATGTCTCGTACTCTTGCTCTCATCACCGGCGCCTCCTCCGGTATCGGCGCCGCCTACGCCCGCCTCCTCGCGGCCGACTGCGACTTCCTCCTGGTGGCCCGAAGGGCCGACCGCCTTTCCGCGCTCGCGGACGAACTCCGCGCGGCCGGCGCCGCCGTGGAGGTCCTTCCCGCGGACCTCGGGAACCACGACGGCCTCACCTCGGTGACCAAGCGCCTGGCAGCCGGCGATGTCCGGCTGCTGATCAGCAACGCGGGAGACGGCGGCTACGCACCGCTCGCCGAGGTGGCCCCGGAGGAGATCGACCGCCTACTCATCCTCAACGGCGTGGCGTCCATCCAGCTCGCGCGCGCCGCCCTGCCCGGCATGCTGACCGCGGGGGAGGGAACCATTGTCACGGTCGCCTCCCTGCTGGCCTTCAGCGCCGGGCAGAGCAACCCGCACATGCCGCCCCGCACCATCTACAACGCCGCCAAGGCCAGCACCGTCGCCTTCACCCGCACCCTTGCCCACGAACTCGCCGACACGCCCATCCGTACCCAGGTGGTCTGCCCGGGCATCGTGGCGACGGAGTTCGCCGGCGGATACGGAAACATCCCCTCCGCCATGACCGCGGAGGGCGTGGCCGGAGCCAGCCTCGCCGGCCTGCGCCTGGGCGAGACGATCTGCGTACCGGGCCTGGAGGACCAGACCGCCGCGCTCGACGCCTTCCTGGCCGGCGAGGCCGCCCTGCTCGCGGGCGGCAACCGCGCCACTCCCGCCGCCCGCTACAGCCACTCGCACCCCGCCGACCTGCGCACCGACGGCGAGTAG
- a CDS encoding MarR family winged helix-turn-helix transcriptional regulator, with translation MTLHDEGPVGADALDRVTWALRRAELAVTALKEQRLRWLGMAAAHYSLLIAVHVEPGLAGAELARRLNVTPQAVASLVARLEGRGQLERRPHPRHRHVQELHLTDAGRDALRKADSVIAEIEQQITEKLGTKDSTQLQALLDQVSDAIQQVQPAGPLSRPVTLRKDGTPG, from the coding sequence ATGACGCTGCATGACGAGGGCCCCGTCGGCGCCGACGCCCTGGACCGAGTGACCTGGGCACTGCGGCGGGCGGAGTTGGCCGTGACAGCCCTGAAGGAGCAGCGGTTGCGCTGGCTGGGCATGGCGGCGGCACACTATTCCCTGCTCATCGCCGTCCACGTCGAGCCCGGCCTGGCCGGAGCGGAACTGGCCCGCCGCCTGAACGTCACCCCGCAGGCGGTGGCCTCCCTGGTGGCCCGTCTGGAGGGCCGGGGCCAACTGGAACGCCGGCCGCACCCGCGCCACCGTCACGTGCAGGAGCTCCACCTCACCGACGCCGGCCGCGACGCGCTGCGCAAGGCCGACTCCGTGATCGCGGAGATCGAACAGCAGATCACCGAGAAGCTCGGCACCAAGGACTCCACCCAACTGCAGGCGCTCCTCGATCAGGTGAGCGACGCGATACAACAGGTGCAACCGGCAGGCCCCCTCAGTAGACCCGTCACCTTGCGCAAAGACGGCACACCGGGGTGA
- a CDS encoding carboxylesterase/lipase family protein, whose amino-acid sequence MLTMAKTTSGVLRGRVEDGTTVFRGVRYATCERFGLPRPVPAWSGERDATADGPIAPQRPSRLEPVMGVPEPHEQGEDCMNLTITTPGVDDRSRPVLVWFHGGAWVSGAGSWKFYGGHRLAREGDVVVVSVSYRLGVLGYLRAPGISEGNLGLADQLAALRWVRENISAFGGDPDAVTVAGQSAGAHTVQCLLGMPDAEGLFRRAVVQSSPPALGLGSARSARKAAERFLTRLGADPRTVPVADVLDAQTALAREAAGRLGLRAVPLFRPVEGVGPLPDAARWAACLAGRAPGLDVIIGTTGREMSAFYTPSPALRSLRRVPALGSVTADAVERAASVFFDRAARRLAARLSEAGARVWTYRFDYAAPASPFGATHCIELPFLFGTDADWATAPMLAGADPHDIDTLGRALRTAWLSFIRTGTPSTDTPWPPFTAAAPAVHHWHP is encoded by the coding sequence ATGCTCACCATGGCAAAGACCACCAGCGGCGTGCTGCGTGGCCGGGTCGAAGACGGTACGACCGTCTTCCGAGGAGTGCGCTACGCCACCTGCGAGCGGTTCGGCCTGCCCCGCCCGGTGCCCGCCTGGAGCGGAGAGAGGGACGCCACGGCCGACGGCCCGATCGCCCCGCAGCGGCCGTCCCGGCTGGAGCCCGTGATGGGCGTCCCCGAGCCGCACGAACAGGGCGAGGACTGCATGAACCTGACCATCACCACCCCCGGCGTCGACGACCGGTCCCGGCCGGTGCTGGTGTGGTTCCACGGTGGTGCCTGGGTTTCGGGCGCCGGTTCCTGGAAGTTCTACGGCGGCCACCGGCTCGCCCGCGAGGGCGACGTGGTCGTCGTCTCCGTCAGTTACCGACTTGGCGTGCTCGGCTATCTGCGTGCACCGGGGATCTCCGAAGGCAATCTGGGCCTGGCCGACCAGCTCGCCGCGCTGCGGTGGGTGCGCGAGAACATCTCCGCGTTCGGCGGTGACCCGGACGCGGTGACCGTGGCCGGTCAGTCCGCCGGCGCCCACACCGTGCAGTGTCTGCTGGGCATGCCCGACGCCGAGGGACTGTTCCGCCGGGCCGTCGTTCAAAGTTCCCCCCCCGCTCTCGGCCTCGGGAGCGCTCGCAGCGCCCGGAAGGCCGCCGAACGGTTCCTCACCCGGCTCGGCGCGGACCCGCGTACCGTCCCCGTCGCCGATGTCCTGGACGCTCAGACTGCGCTCGCGCGCGAGGCAGCAGGCAGACTCGGGCTCCGTGCGGTCCCCTTGTTCAGGCCGGTCGAGGGAGTCGGCCCGCTCCCGGACGCAGCACGCTGGGCCGCATGTCTGGCAGGCAGAGCTCCCGGTCTGGACGTCATCATCGGCACCACCGGGCGGGAGATGAGCGCCTTCTACACCCCGAGCCCGGCGCTGCGCAGCCTGCGCCGGGTCCCGGCACTGGGTTCGGTGACTGCGGACGCTGTGGAACGGGCCGCGTCTGTCTTCTTCGACCGTGCAGCCCGCCGCCTGGCTGCCCGGCTGAGCGAGGCGGGTGCCCGCGTGTGGACCTACCGCTTCGACTACGCCGCCCCCGCCTCTCCCTTCGGCGCCACCCACTGCATCGAACTGCCCTTCCTGTTCGGCACCGATGCCGACTGGGCCACCGCCCCGATGCTCGCCGGCGCCGACCCGCACGACATCGACACCCTGGGCCGAGCCCTGCGCACCGCCTGGCTCAGCTTCATCCGCACCGGCACCCCGAGCACCGACACCCCTTGGCCGCCGTTCACGGCGGCCGCCCCCGCCGTGCACCACTGGCACCCCTGA
- a CDS encoding TetR/AcrR family transcriptional regulator: MTPPRPAPAHRRGAAVHRAVLKATTELLATEGLAGTRIAEIAARAGVHETSVYRRWGTRTNLILEALSDRLDTELPLPDTGSTREDLTIFFTALAAFLTTPTGRSLACLALAAPDDEPQSDQLRNRFWTARLDRARILVQRGVDRGDLPPDSSPEFLLEALTGPLHLRIVQRDQPAGHAYVSRLVDLVLAGARSAPPDSHPRSNR, encoded by the coding sequence ATGACACCACCGCGCCCGGCCCCCGCGCACCGCCGTGGCGCGGCCGTACACCGAGCCGTCCTCAAGGCCACCACCGAACTCCTGGCCACCGAGGGCCTGGCGGGCACGCGCATCGCGGAGATCGCCGCCCGCGCCGGCGTGCACGAGACCTCGGTCTACCGGCGGTGGGGCACCCGGACCAACCTGATCCTCGAAGCCCTCTCGGACCGCCTGGACACGGAACTGCCCCTGCCTGACACCGGCTCCACGCGCGAGGACCTGACCATCTTCTTCACCGCACTCGCCGCGTTCCTCACCACGCCCACGGGCCGCTCCCTCGCCTGCCTCGCCCTCGCCGCACCGGACGACGAGCCCCAGTCCGACCAACTCCGCAACCGGTTCTGGACCGCCCGCCTGGACCGCGCCCGCATCCTCGTCCAACGCGGCGTCGACCGCGGCGACCTCCCGCCGGACAGCAGCCCCGAGTTCCTCCTCGAAGCCCTGACCGGCCCCCTCCACCTGCGCATCGTGCAACGCGACCAGCCCGCAGGGCACGCCTACGTGAGTCGACTCGTGGACCTGGTACTGGCCGGCGCCCGCTCGGCACCGCCCGACAGTCACCCCAGGTCAAACCGCTGA
- a CDS encoding response regulator, protein MRVVVADDAVLIRSGLVRLLEEFEFEVVAEVGDGDSLVSAMVEHRPDVSVVDVRMPPSFTDEGLKSAVAARKRVPGAPVLILSQYVEVSYAEDLLADARGAVGYLLKDRVVDVDEFIDGLRRVAAGGTVFDPQVVAQLMVRRRGNDPLATLTAREREVLGLMAEGHSNQAIARKLVVSGGAVENHVRSIFAKLGLYAEDTDHHRRVRAVLAYLRS, encoded by the coding sequence GTGCGGGTAGTGGTCGCCGACGACGCCGTGCTGATCCGTTCAGGACTGGTCCGGCTGCTGGAGGAGTTCGAGTTCGAGGTGGTCGCCGAGGTGGGCGACGGCGACAGCCTCGTCTCTGCCATGGTCGAGCACCGCCCGGACGTCTCGGTGGTGGATGTGCGGATGCCCCCCTCGTTCACCGACGAGGGCCTGAAGTCCGCGGTTGCGGCACGCAAGCGGGTTCCCGGTGCGCCGGTGCTGATCCTTTCGCAGTATGTGGAGGTCTCCTATGCCGAGGATCTGCTGGCCGACGCCAGGGGAGCCGTGGGCTACCTGCTGAAGGACCGGGTGGTGGACGTCGACGAGTTCATCGACGGGCTGCGGCGGGTCGCCGCCGGGGGGACGGTGTTCGATCCGCAGGTGGTGGCCCAGCTGATGGTTCGGCGCCGTGGCAACGACCCCCTGGCGACGCTGACCGCGCGGGAGCGGGAGGTGCTCGGGCTCATGGCCGAGGGGCACTCCAACCAGGCCATCGCGCGCAAACTCGTGGTGAGCGGCGGCGCGGTGGAAAACCACGTCCGCAGCATCTTTGCCAAGTTGGGCCTGTACGCCGAGGACACCGACCACCACCGCCGGGTGCGCGCGGTGCTGGCCTACCTGCGTTCCTGA